From a region of the Candidatus Bipolaricaulota bacterium genome:
- the gyrA gene encoding DNA gyrase subunit A, with protein sequence MGRIERTFIEEEMEQSYINYAMSVIRGRAIPDVRDGLKPVQRRILYGMHELGLTPGKPHKKSARIVGEVMGKFHPHGDAAIYDTMVNMAQPFSYRYPLVDGQGNFGSIDGDVPAAMRYTEARLAPIATEFLEELGEETVEWMPNFDDSLKEPVVLPAKVPNLLMNGAWGISVGMTTQIPPHNLGELIDGIIYLMDHPEASVRDLMQFIPGPDFPTGGIIMGRAGIEEMYRTGTGKITVRGKATIEDDRIIISEIPYQVRKSALVEAIAAKVHSGDIDGISDLRDESDREGLRVVVELKRSANPNVILNRLYKYTPLERTFAAVFLVILDGNPRTLSLKEILNSFIDFRREVVRRRTEHRLKVARARAHILEGYRKALSNIERVIELLRAAKDSATAAAHLKEELALSDEQTDAILKMRLSQLTGLEREKIDTEYKEKLEEIKSYERILGSEEILDETIKRELRAVADKYGDERRTLITDEDGEVDFTSLIPDYDLMVSVTARGYVNAPRAHEFRSQGRGGKGVIGQRTKEDDYISCCALANARDEILLFTNKRRVYRTQGYKLPSGRRDSIGKNLRTLIAMEQDERVRAILPVADFSDVEGRFCLMATENGIVNRNRLRDYANVHTNGIIAINADEDDHLVDVAATTGDGEVILATHQGKTIRFREDEVRLTKRPSRGVIGIRLEEGDRVIGMAPVERDITMDKKLLMVTERGYGKRVSLVDFPLQGRGGKGVLGIKLDRDSGPLVSIGIVSDQDEIIITTEQKVIRILAGEINTYGRYARGVRLIQLEEDDRIVSVVRT encoded by the coding sequence ATGGGACGGATTGAGAGGACGTTCATCGAAGAGGAGATGGAGCAGTCCTACATCAACTACGCGATGAGCGTGATCCGGGGTCGCGCCATCCCCGACGTGCGCGACGGCCTCAAACCGGTCCAACGTCGTATCCTGTACGGGATGCACGAGCTCGGCCTCACGCCGGGGAAGCCCCACAAGAAGTCGGCCCGCATTGTCGGCGAAGTAATGGGTAAGTTCCATCCCCACGGGGATGCCGCGATCTACGACACCATGGTGAACATGGCCCAGCCGTTCTCCTACCGCTACCCACTGGTGGACGGGCAAGGGAACTTCGGGTCGATCGACGGGGACGTACCCGCAGCGATGCGCTATACCGAGGCGCGGCTTGCTCCGATCGCGACCGAGTTCTTGGAGGAGCTCGGCGAGGAGACGGTCGAGTGGATGCCGAACTTCGACGACTCGCTCAAGGAGCCGGTCGTCCTCCCGGCCAAGGTCCCCAACCTTCTGATGAACGGAGCGTGGGGGATCTCGGTCGGGATGACGACCCAGATCCCACCACACAACCTGGGTGAGTTGATCGATGGGATCATCTACCTGATGGATCATCCCGAGGCCTCGGTGCGCGATCTGATGCAGTTCATCCCTGGCCCCGACTTCCCCACCGGGGGGATCATCATGGGACGGGCCGGGATCGAGGAGATGTACCGGACCGGGACCGGGAAGATCACCGTGCGGGGGAAGGCGACGATCGAGGACGATCGGATCATCATCTCGGAGATCCCTTATCAGGTGCGAAAATCCGCCTTGGTGGAGGCAATCGCGGCTAAGGTCCACTCCGGAGATATCGACGGGATCTCCGATTTGCGTGACGAGTCGGATCGCGAGGGACTCCGTGTGGTGGTTGAGCTCAAGCGCTCGGCAAACCCGAACGTCATCCTGAATCGCCTGTACAAGTACACACCGTTAGAGCGAACGTTCGCCGCGGTGTTTCTCGTCATCCTGGATGGAAATCCGCGCACCCTGTCGCTGAAGGAGATCCTGAACTCGTTCATCGACTTCCGCCGTGAGGTGGTGCGCCGTCGTACCGAGCACCGGCTCAAGGTGGCGCGTGCCCGCGCCCACATCCTTGAAGGGTACAGAAAGGCCCTTTCCAACATCGAGCGGGTGATCGAGCTTCTGCGCGCGGCCAAAGACAGCGCCACCGCGGCGGCGCATCTGAAGGAGGAGCTCGCCCTCTCCGACGAGCAGACCGATGCCATCCTCAAGATGAGGCTCTCCCAGCTGACCGGGCTGGAGCGGGAGAAGATCGACACCGAGTACAAAGAGAAGCTGGAGGAGATCAAAAGCTACGAGCGGATCCTCGGGAGCGAGGAGATCCTCGATGAGACGATCAAGCGCGAGCTAAGAGCTGTAGCCGATAAGTACGGGGACGAGCGTCGCACCCTGATCACCGACGAGGATGGCGAGGTCGATTTCACCAGCCTGATCCCGGACTACGACCTGATGGTCTCGGTCACCGCCCGCGGCTATGTCAACGCCCCGCGGGCGCACGAGTTCCGCAGCCAGGGGCGCGGCGGCAAGGGGGTGATCGGTCAGCGGACCAAGGAGGACGACTACATCTCCTGCTGCGCCCTGGCGAACGCGCGCGACGAGATCCTATTGTTCACGAATAAGCGCCGCGTCTACCGCACCCAGGGATACAAGCTCCCCTCCGGCAGGCGGGACTCGATCGGGAAGAACCTGCGTACCCTGATCGCGATGGAGCAGGACGAGAGGGTGCGGGCGATCCTCCCGGTCGCCGACTTCTCGGACGTGGAGGGACGATTCTGCCTGATGGCGACCGAGAACGGGATCGTCAACCGCAACCGCCTGCGCGACTACGCCAACGTCCACACGAACGGGATCATCGCGATAAACGCCGACGAGGATGATCACCTCGTCGACGTCGCCGCCACGACCGGAGACGGGGAGGTGATCCTCGCCACCCATCAGGGGAAGACGATCCGGTTCCGCGAGGACGAGGTGCGCCTGACCAAGCGACCGTCGCGTGGGGTGATCGGGATCCGGCTCGAGGAGGGTGATCGGGTGATCGGGATGGCTCCGGTCGAGCGGGACATCACGATGGACAAGAAGCTGCTGATGGTGACGGAGCGCGGCTACGGGAAGCGGGTATCGCTCGTCGATTTTCCGCTGCAGGGCCGGGGCGGCAAGGGGGTCCTCGGGATCAAGCTCGACCGTGACTCCGGGCCGCTCGTCTCGATCGGAATCGTCTCCGACCAGGACGAGATCATCATTACCACCGAGCAGAAGGTGATCCGCATCCTTGCTGGGGAGATCAACACCTACGGCCGCTACGCCCGCGGGGTGCGGCTGATCCAACTGGAGGAGGACGACCGCATCGTCTCGGTCGTACGAACATGA
- the rsxC gene encoding electron transport complex subunit RsxC, whose translation MNEILELLGLKRHAGVHPPYRKLSADCPIEQAELPELVTLPLQQHIGAPAKALVKRGDEVKVGQLIGEAGGFVSAPVHATVSGTVKNVLPVPSPVTGKPVPGVVIAADGKDEWVELTPGDPESMSPDEMKARIKDAGIVGLGGATFPTHVKLSPPPEKPIHTVIVNGAECEPYITADDRLMREHPDRILSGLRIVMRILGVTRAFVAIERNKPEAISRMRDALSRASLPGEVRVTPVPARYPMGAEKTLVKTLLGSEVPEGGLPMDVGALVQNVATLAAIHDAVVVGKPLVERVVTVTGLVQTPRNLLARFGTPAAGLIEQCGGVQEGADELIFGGPMMGIAQPTFDTPVIKGTNCVLVKESEVRPERDCVRCGRCVDACPMGLMPLQFVNIVKQKQFEELPAYHILDCVECGSCAYNCPANIPIVSYIKSGKAELRKAGVK comes from the coding sequence ATGAACGAGATCTTGGAACTTCTCGGTTTGAAGCGGCACGCCGGGGTTCATCCTCCGTACCGGAAGCTCTCCGCGGACTGCCCGATCGAGCAGGCCGAACTCCCTGAGCTGGTGACCCTCCCGCTGCAGCAGCACATCGGCGCACCGGCGAAGGCGCTGGTGAAACGGGGGGATGAGGTCAAGGTCGGGCAATTGATCGGAGAGGCAGGTGGGTTCGTCTCCGCCCCGGTGCACGCCACCGTATCGGGAACGGTGAAGAACGTCCTCCCAGTCCCGAGCCCGGTGACCGGAAAGCCCGTCCCCGGGGTGGTGATCGCGGCGGACGGGAAGGACGAGTGGGTCGAGCTCACGCCCGGCGACCCTGAGTCCATGTCCCCGGACGAGATGAAGGCGAGGATCAAGGATGCAGGGATCGTCGGGCTCGGCGGGGCGACCTTCCCCACCCACGTCAAGCTCTCCCCTCCCCCGGAGAAGCCGATCCATACCGTGATCGTGAACGGGGCGGAGTGCGAGCCGTACATCACCGCCGACGACCGGCTGATGCGGGAGCACCCCGATCGGATCTTGAGCGGACTGCGGATCGTGATGCGGATCCTCGGGGTGACCCGGGCGTTCGTGGCGATCGAGAGGAATAAACCGGAGGCGATCTCGCGGATGCGGGACGCCCTCTCCCGCGCCAGTCTCCCGGGGGAGGTGCGCGTGACTCCGGTCCCGGCCCGATACCCGATGGGAGCGGAGAAGACGCTGGTGAAGACGCTCCTCGGAAGCGAGGTCCCGGAGGGAGGGCTTCCGATGGACGTGGGGGCGCTGGTGCAGAACGTCGCCACGCTGGCTGCCATCCATGATGCAGTCGTGGTGGGAAAGCCGCTCGTGGAGCGCGTAGTCACCGTCACCGGGCTGGTCCAGACCCCGCGGAACCTCCTCGCCCGGTTCGGGACTCCGGCGGCGGGGCTGATCGAGCAGTGCGGCGGGGTGCAGGAGGGAGCGGACGAGCTCATATTCGGAGGGCCGATGATGGGGATCGCCCAGCCGACGTTCGACACCCCGGTGATCAAGGGGACGAACTGCGTCCTGGTCAAGGAGAGCGAGGTCCGGCCTGAGCGTGACTGCGTCCGCTGCGGCAGGTGCGTGGACGCGTGTCCGATGGGGCTGATGCCGCTTCAATTCGTGAACATCGTGAAACAGAAGCAGTTCGAAGAGCTGCCCGCCTACCACATCCTCGACTGTGTGGAGTGCGGGTCGTGCGCGTACAATTGTCCGGCCAACATCCCGATCGTATCCTACATCAAGTCAGGAAAGGCGGAGCTGCGCAAGGCAGGGGTGAAGTAA
- a CDS encoding RnfABCDGE type electron transport complex subunit A: MNRLIAIFFGMALVNNMVLVKFLGLCPFFGVSKKTKSAVSMGIAVTLVMLVASAVTWPIYYYLLVPYGVEVMKTVIFILVIASLVQIIEMAIKRTNLTLYNALGIYLPLITTNCAVLGITFINVDQSYTFWEALVAALGAGSGFLLVLLIMSGIRERLEYADTPRAFRGSPIAFITAMLLGLAFLAFKGMI, encoded by the coding sequence ATGAATAGACTGATCGCGATATTCTTCGGGATGGCCCTGGTGAACAACATGGTCCTCGTGAAGTTCCTCGGGCTGTGCCCGTTCTTCGGGGTATCCAAGAAGACGAAGAGTGCGGTCAGCATGGGGATCGCTGTTACCCTGGTGATGCTCGTCGCCTCCGCCGTCACCTGGCCGATCTATTACTACCTCCTCGTGCCGTATGGGGTGGAGGTGATGAAGACCGTCATCTTCATCCTGGTGATCGCGTCCCTCGTCCAGATCATCGAGATGGCGATCAAGCGGACAAACCTGACCCTGTACAACGCCCTTGGGATCTATCTCCCCCTCATCACCACCAACTGTGCGGTGCTGGGGATCACGTTCATCAACGTCGATCAGTCCTACACGTTCTGGGAGGCGCTCGTGGCGGCACTCGGCGCGGGATCCGGTTTCCTGCTCGTGCTGTTGATCATGTCCGGGATCAGGGAGCGGCTGGAGTACGCCGACACTCCGCGGGCGTTTCGGGGCTCCCCGATCGCGTTCATCACCGCGATGCTCCTCGGGCTTGCGTTCCTCGCGTTCAAGGGGATGATCTGA
- a CDS encoding RnfABCDGE type electron transport complex subunit G → MRKSEAYPVLFLTFVVLVAVVVLTLTNSITRDKIALAKKQAVAEMLSALFPNMDSFTYDDKTGTYTILADKTTIGYAFTAVGRGYGGPIDILIGLKPDNKTLQGIRIISQQETPGLGAKIVEASFLDQFSGVSVDQVKLARNGGKIDAITGATISSTAVVKGVRNAIEQRLGKGGTG, encoded by the coding sequence ATGAGGAAGAGTGAAGCATACCCGGTTTTGTTCCTCACCTTCGTCGTCTTGGTCGCGGTTGTCGTGCTCACCCTTACCAACTCGATCACCCGCGACAAGATCGCCCTCGCAAAGAAGCAGGCGGTGGCGGAGATGCTCTCGGCCCTGTTCCCGAACATGGATTCGTTCACCTACGACGACAAGACCGGGACGTACACGATCCTCGCCGACAAGACGACGATCGGATACGCATTCACCGCTGTGGGGCGCGGGTACGGCGGCCCGATCGATATCCTGATCGGGCTCAAGCCGGACAATAAGACCCTGCAGGGGATCAGGATCATCTCCCAGCAGGAGACCCCGGGGCTGGGGGCGAAGATCGTGGAGGCCTCGTTCCTCGACCAGTTCAGCGGAGTCAGCGTCGATCAGGTCAAGCTCGCCCGCAACGGGGGAAAGATCGATGCGATCACCGGGGCGACGATCAGCTCGACCGCGGTGGTGAAAGGAGTACGGAACGCGATCGAGCAGCGCCTCGGGAAAGGGGGGACAGGATGA
- a CDS encoding 4Fe-4S dicluster domain-containing protein: MSQAIAVVLLTVVGFAMGLAIFLANRLLPKEDKTLEEAARIKEFLPGADCGACGYPGCFAYAQAVAKDKQVFVKNPCPTLSQDKEGMKRLEEYLGLKAETKVGKKAVVHCTGRSEVIADYHGVTTCAAAVQVASGYKECPYACLGFGDCVAVCPTGAISIDPERRVAFVDWEKCIGCGQCVAACPQGLIELVPGDTPQYLGCNYQSLRDVPGRKRCPDGCIHCHICEKVSNGAVGWDEKKDLPVFTQTPVPTAIEKCPRKIIKKTAAYTEPEEEETAAVGS; this comes from the coding sequence ATGAGCCAGGCGATAGCAGTAGTCCTCCTCACCGTCGTTGGGTTCGCCATGGGGCTCGCCATCTTCCTCGCCAACCGCCTCCTCCCCAAGGAAGACAAGACGCTCGAGGAGGCGGCCCGGATAAAGGAGTTCCTCCCGGGAGCGGATTGTGGGGCGTGCGGCTATCCCGGCTGCTTTGCCTACGCCCAGGCGGTGGCGAAGGACAAGCAAGTGTTCGTCAAGAATCCGTGCCCGACCCTATCCCAGGACAAGGAGGGGATGAAGCGCCTGGAGGAGTACCTGGGGCTGAAGGCCGAAACGAAGGTGGGAAAGAAGGCGGTCGTGCACTGCACCGGCCGCTCGGAGGTAATCGCCGACTACCACGGAGTTACCACCTGTGCCGCTGCGGTCCAGGTCGCCTCGGGATACAAGGAATGCCCCTACGCCTGCCTTGGGTTCGGGGACTGCGTCGCGGTCTGCCCCACTGGGGCGATCTCGATCGATCCGGAGAGACGGGTGGCGTTCGTGGATTGGGAAAAGTGCATCGGCTGTGGGCAGTGCGTCGCCGCCTGTCCGCAGGGGCTGATCGAGCTCGTCCCCGGTGACACCCCGCAGTATCTCGGGTGCAACTACCAGTCGCTGCGCGATGTCCCGGGAAGGAAGCGCTGTCCTGATGGCTGCATCCACTGCCACATCTGCGAGAAGGTCTCAAACGGCGCGGTCGGCTGGGATGAGAAGAAGGACCTTCCGGTGTTCACGCAAACCCCGGTCCCGACCGCGATTGAGAAGTGCCCGCGCAAGATCATCAAGAAGACGGCCGCTTACACCGAGCCGGAAGAGGAGGAAACCGCGGCGGTGGGTTCCTAA
- a CDS encoding electron transport complex subunit E: protein MSSFWKNLTKGIVKSNPTFILMLGLCPTLAVSTSLDNAVGMTAAFVVVLVLSNIIVSAIRNYVPDRVRIPVFIVIIATLVSVVDLMMQGFMPALSKSLGIYIPLIVVNCIILGRAEAFARRNGILDSIADGLGIGIGFGVAIFLISFIRELLGTGKLELFGFKLFSIPGLDQNPAAIFLFPMGAFLVIGLLLALFRQLGVSKYE, encoded by the coding sequence ATGAGTTCGTTTTGGAAGAATCTCACCAAGGGGATTGTAAAATCCAACCCGACGTTCATCCTCATGCTCGGGTTGTGCCCGACCCTTGCCGTCAGCACCTCGCTCGACAACGCGGTCGGGATGACGGCGGCGTTCGTGGTCGTCCTCGTTTTGTCCAACATCATCGTGTCGGCGATCAGGAACTACGTCCCTGATCGGGTGCGGATCCCGGTGTTCATCGTCATCATCGCCACCCTGGTGAGCGTGGTCGACCTGATGATGCAGGGGTTCATGCCCGCCCTGAGCAAATCGCTCGGGATCTACATCCCCCTCATCGTGGTCAACTGCATCATCCTCGGACGGGCGGAGGCGTTTGCGCGGCGGAACGGGATCCTCGATTCGATCGCCGACGGGCTCGGGATCGGAATCGGGTTCGGGGTGGCGATCTTCCTCATCTCCTTCATCCGTGAGCTTCTTGGAACCGGGAAACTCGAGCTGTTCGGGTTTAAGCTGTTCTCGATCCCTGGCCTCGATCAGAACCCGGCGGCGATATTCCTGTTCCCGATGGGGGCGTTCCTCGTGATCGGCCTCCTCCTCGCGCTGTTCCGCCAGTTGGGGGTGAGCAAGTATGAATAG
- a CDS encoding tyrosine--tRNA ligase, which translates to MDYEKIVDALAAGAADLIPREELVEKLRRSAETGQPLRVKLGIDPSAPHLTLGHSVPLRKMRQFQDLGHIGVLVVGDFTRRIGDPSGRASTRPLMSEAEIARNMATYKEQAFKILDPERTEVRYNSEWLGRLTFADVITLTSKYTVARMLERDDFAKRFAENRPISILEFLYPLAQAYDSVAIAADVELGGADQLFNLLVGREIQREYGQEPQVVLTVPLLIGTDGVRAMSQSVGNYVGISEPPAEMFGKLMAIPDELIEEYFFYLTDVPAEEYRGLSPRDAKRKLAWEIVRMYHGRDAADAARDEFDRIHIRHERPSEVPQVEIDRALVKDDGTIWIVDLLAATGLVRSRGEAKRVISQGGVRIDGEKIASIDYDLPFSPPHLIQVGKRSFVEAI; encoded by the coding sequence ATGGACTACGAGAAGATTGTCGATGCCCTCGCCGCCGGGGCGGCGGACCTGATCCCGCGCGAGGAGCTGGTGGAGAAGCTCCGTCGGTCCGCTGAGACGGGCCAGCCACTGCGGGTGAAGCTCGGAATCGACCCCTCCGCTCCGCATCTCACGTTGGGACACTCAGTTCCACTCCGCAAGATGCGCCAGTTCCAAGACCTCGGACACATTGGGGTCCTCGTGGTGGGGGACTTCACCCGCCGCATCGGGGACCCATCCGGCCGCGCCTCGACCCGACCGCTGATGAGCGAGGCAGAGATCGCCCGCAACATGGCAACGTACAAGGAACAGGCGTTCAAGATCCTCGATCCGGAAAGGACCGAGGTCCGCTACAACTCCGAGTGGCTCGGCCGACTCACCTTCGCCGACGTGATCACCCTCACCTCCAAGTACACCGTCGCCCGCATGCTCGAGCGGGACGACTTTGCCAAGCGGTTCGCTGAGAACCGTCCGATCAGCATCCTCGAGTTCCTCTACCCGCTCGCCCAGGCGTACGACTCGGTGGCGATCGCGGCCGACGTCGAGCTCGGCGGGGCGGATCAGCTGTTCAACCTCCTCGTCGGCCGCGAGATCCAGCGCGAATACGGGCAGGAGCCGCAGGTGGTGCTGACAGTGCCGCTCCTCATCGGGACGGACGGAGTTCGGGCGATGAGCCAATCGGTGGGAAACTACGTCGGGATATCCGAGCCGCCGGCGGAGATGTTCGGGAAGCTGATGGCGATCCCGGACGAGTTGATCGAGGAGTATTTCTTCTATCTGACCGACGTCCCCGCGGAGGAGTACCGCGGACTTTCCCCCCGCGACGCGAAGCGGAAGCTGGCGTGGGAGATCGTGCGGATGTATCACGGCCGGGACGCGGCCGATGCAGCGCGGGACGAGTTCGATCGGATCCACATCCGCCATGAGCGGCCGAGCGAGGTCCCGCAGGTGGAGATCGATCGGGCCCTGGTGAAGGACGACGGGACGATCTGGATCGTCGATCTCCTCGCCGCCACCGGACTCGTGCGCAGCCGTGGCGAGGCGAAGCGGGTGATCTCCCAGGGTGGAGTGCGGATCGACGGGGAGAAGATAGCGTCGATCGACTACGACCTCCCGTTCTCCCCGCCGCACCTGATCCAGGTGGGGAAGCGGTCGTTCGTCGAGGCGATATGA
- a CDS encoding FAD:protein FMN transferase: MSKHTQEERPHYHRYLLVVIVFALAAAIAADRVFFRSPWVELSDRRSLMDTWVTVTVYSQDMGEAKQAIESAFSRMEEVVHATSNFDPNAEASRLNEEGKLVDPSSDLWTVISAAQRYARLSRGAFDITVEPLLELWKNPDADGKHLWEVDPATRDARIAAALVHVGPDKLTLTQTGSHRIISLAPGAKITLGGIAKGYAVDQGLAALRTAGIAHAMINAGGDIGVYGGKPDGSGWEIALRNPQRAEDMLARFVISAGAVATSGNYERYFDPAAEVGHIMDPRTGYSAHRSSSATVIAPNCMEADALATATFVLGPKDGIALLDSLPEAEGLIIGYDNPRELHRTAGLEKYMEAKD; the protein is encoded by the coding sequence GTGTCGAAGCACACGCAGGAGGAGAGACCGCACTACCACAGATACCTGTTGGTGGTGATTGTTTTTGCCCTCGCCGCGGCGATCGCCGCGGACCGTGTCTTCTTCCGATCCCCCTGGGTCGAGCTCTCCGATCGTCGCTCGCTGATGGACACATGGGTGACGGTGACGGTGTACTCCCAGGACATGGGGGAAGCCAAACAGGCGATCGAGTCCGCCTTCTCCCGGATGGAGGAGGTCGTACACGCCACGTCCAATTTCGATCCGAACGCCGAAGCATCCCGATTAAACGAAGAAGGGAAGCTGGTGGATCCTTCCTCCGATCTGTGGACAGTGATTAGCGCGGCACAGCGCTATGCCCGGCTCAGCCGGGGAGCGTTCGACATCACGGTGGAACCGCTCCTCGAGCTGTGGAAGAACCCGGACGCCGACGGTAAACACCTGTGGGAGGTCGATCCCGCCACCCGCGACGCCCGCATCGCTGCGGCCCTCGTGCATGTCGGCCCGGACAAGCTCACCCTCACCCAGACAGGGTCGCACCGGATCATCTCCCTTGCTCCAGGGGCGAAGATCACCCTCGGGGGAATCGCCAAGGGATACGCGGTCGATCAGGGTCTCGCCGCCCTTCGCACCGCCGGGATCGCCCACGCGATGATAAACGCCGGCGGGGACATCGGAGTGTACGGGGGAAAGCCGGATGGGTCGGGATGGGAGATCGCGCTGCGCAACCCGCAGCGAGCCGAGGATATGCTCGCCCGGTTCGTGATCTCCGCTGGGGCGGTCGCCACCTCGGGGAACTACGAGCGTTACTTCGACCCGGCCGCGGAGGTGGGGCATATCATGGACCCCCGCACCGGCTACTCCGCCCACCGCTCGTCGAGCGCCACGGTGATCGCTCCGAACTGCATGGAGGCCGATGCCCTTGCCACGGCGACGTTCGTCCTCGGACCGAAAGACGGAATCGCTCTCCTCGATTCCCTTCCCGAGGCGGAAGGGCTTATCATCGGGTACGATAACCCCCGTGAGCTTCACCGCACGGCGGGGTTGGAAAAGTACATGGAAGCGAAGGACTAG
- a CDS encoding ABC transporter permease has translation MGSKAKKESQARPSQWGLIWRGFRKHRLGNIGTGIILLFVLMAIGAQFIAPYPYARQFRSYPFVRPSTLHFRSESGFSLRPYVYALKRSFDPETYQPLFTEDTSKKYYIHFFVHGDTYRFLGIFKTDIHLFGAQAKDGSTAPVFLFGTDQFGRDLFSRTMVGSWISLAVGPLVIIFSMPFAILFGGISGYYGGWIDMLMQRVFEVFMAIPGLPILLALGAALAGMGLPPAQQFLGIIIILSLIGWAGAARVIRGQILAIREMDFVTAAKAAGSNDLRIILRHITPNITSYLVVAATLTIPGMILTEATLSFLGLGIHEPMASWGSLLNAANNISGIEQHPWLLIPGVFIVITVLAFNFMGDAIRDAVDPYSIV, from the coding sequence ATGGGATCTAAGGCCAAGAAGGAATCACAAGCCCGACCTTCGCAATGGGGATTGATCTGGCGGGGGTTTCGGAAGCACCGCCTCGGAAACATCGGGACGGGGATCATCCTCCTGTTCGTCCTGATGGCGATCGGGGCCCAGTTCATCGCTCCCTATCCCTATGCCAGGCAATTTCGCAGCTACCCGTTCGTCAGGCCGAGCACGCTCCATTTTCGCAGTGAATCAGGGTTTTCTCTGCGACCGTACGTGTACGCGCTCAAGCGGTCGTTCGATCCCGAGACCTATCAACCGCTTTTCACCGAGGACACATCCAAAAAATACTACATTCACTTCTTCGTCCACGGCGACACGTACCGGTTTCTGGGAATATTTAAGACCGACATTCATCTGTTCGGGGCACAGGCCAAGGACGGATCCACCGCTCCTGTATTCCTGTTCGGGACAGATCAGTTCGGTCGCGATCTGTTCTCCCGCACGATGGTCGGGTCATGGATATCCCTCGCCGTCGGGCCGTTAGTCATCATCTTCAGTATGCCATTTGCCATCCTGTTCGGGGGAATCTCCGGCTACTACGGCGGTTGGATAGATATGCTGATGCAGCGTGTATTCGAGGTGTTCATGGCGATCCCCGGCCTCCCGATCCTTCTCGCACTGGGGGCGGCTCTTGCCGGGATGGGGCTCCCGCCGGCACAGCAGTTCCTGGGGATCATCATCATCCTCTCGCTGATCGGCTGGGCCGGTGCGGCACGGGTCATCCGTGGGCAGATCCTGGCGATCCGCGAGATGGACTTCGTCACTGCGGCCAAGGCGGCTGGCTCCAACGACCTGCGGATCATTCTCCGTCACATTACTCCCAACATCACGAGCTATCTCGTGGTTGCGGCGACCCTGACCATCCCGGGGATGATCCTGACCGAGGCGACGCTCTCGTTCCTCGGGCTGGGGATCCACGAGCCGATGGCAAGCTGGGGCTCTCTTCTGAACGCAGCGAACAACATCTCCGGGATCGAGCAGCATCCGTGGCTTCTGATCCCTGGGGTGTTCATCGTTATCACCGTGCTCGCGTTCAACTTCATGGGGGATGCCATCCGCGACGCCGTCGATCCGTACAGCATCGTGTAG
- a CDS encoding RnfABCDGE type electron transport complex subunit D, whose amino-acid sequence MENDRKLTITPAPHLHGPASITRDMYIVVLALLFPTAGAVYFFGAYVILMLVTAIATAILAEYVAKWMRRRPFRMDGSAVVTAILFVLVMPPRTPLWVVIVGTAFSIWIAKEAFGGLGHNVFNPALAGRAFATVSFAGALTNWIAPVHSFLADGVTTATPLSESFTTNLSRWAMYKALFIGNVAGSTGETSAMLILIGGLILIAFGLIRWQVPFFYIGTVALLSWALGEDPLFQILAGGLFLGAFFMATDYVTTPVTTRGKVIFAIGAGILVVVIRRWGTMPEGVCYSILLMNAITPLIDRHVRPRPYGLVKKRKETG is encoded by the coding sequence ATGGAAAACGATAGAAAGCTCACGATAACTCCGGCGCCGCACCTGCACGGACCGGCGTCGATCACGCGCGACATGTACATCGTCGTCCTCGCCCTCCTCTTCCCCACCGCCGGGGCGGTCTACTTCTTCGGTGCGTACGTGATCCTGATGCTCGTCACCGCGATCGCCACCGCCATCCTCGCCGAGTACGTCGCCAAGTGGATGCGGCGACGCCCGTTCCGGATGGACGGGAGCGCGGTCGTTACCGCGATCCTGTTCGTCCTGGTGATGCCGCCGCGCACCCCGCTGTGGGTCGTGATCGTGGGTACCGCGTTCAGCATCTGGATCGCCAAGGAGGCGTTCGGCGGGCTGGGACACAACGTGTTCAACCCCGCCCTCGCCGGACGGGCGTTCGCTACCGTCTCGTTCGCCGGGGCGTTGACCAACTGGATCGCGCCGGTTCATTCCTTCCTCGCCGACGGGGTGACGACCGCCACCCCGCTGAGCGAGAGCTTCACCACCAACCTGTCCCGGTGGGCGATGTACAAGGCGCTGTTCATCGGGAACGTCGCCGGGAGCACGGGGGAGACCTCGGCGATGCTCATCTTGATCGGAGGGTTGATCCTGATCGCGTTCGGGTTGATCCGCTGGCAGGTTCCGTTCTTCTACATCGGCACCGTGGCCCTGCTCAGCTGGGCCCTGGGTGAGGATCCGTTGTTCCAGATCCTCGCCGGGGGATTGTTCCTCGGCGCGTTCTTCATGGCGACCGACTACGTCACCACCCCGGTCACCACCCGGGGCAAGGTCATCTTCGCGATCGGGGCCGGGATCCTGGTGGTGGTCATCCGTCGTTGGGGGACGATGCCGGAAGGGGTCTGCTATTCGATCCTGTTGATGAACGCAATCACCCCACTGATCGATCGCCACGTCCGTCCGCGGCCATACGGACTGGTCAAGAAGCGAAAGGAGACGGGATGA